The following are from one region of the Syngnathus acus chromosome 19, fSynAcu1.2, whole genome shotgun sequence genome:
- the cdc42ep4b gene encoding cdc42 effector protein 4, whose product MPILKQLVHSNQSKRRSRADLTAEMISAPLGDFRHTMHVGRGGDAFGDTSFLSTRSAEPPEAKHDSPVSKPSLLARTFRASKRSHSVNRGDRYEYNAAAPPTASAAFVKNATSLPYLNHHEGGGRSQAAGRPAAIATFDAEFDERHFGELAELPPSQPKSGGMKHAESMMSFHVDLGPSMLGDILSVMEKKDSEDDDLGYEEGKSSEGHGSPAHIPLIDEAPPVEERRPPARPPRMMIYQQKVMVAPYSPELPTRNNHQHLDSCSVSSAGSTTEEKTPYLHHNDTDSAKYSSPRDDFSYMDDDDDEIRV is encoded by the coding sequence ATGCCGATCCTCAAGCAGCTGGTACACTCCAACCAGTCCAAGCGACGTTCTCGCGCCGACCTGACGGCGGAGATGATCAGCGCTCCTCTGGGTGACTTTCGGCACACCATGCACGTGGGGCGCGGCGGCGACGCCTTCGGGGACACGTCCTTCCTCAGCACGCGCTCGGCCGAGCCCCCCGAAGCCAAGCACGACTCGCCGGTTTCCAAGCCGTCGCTGCTGGCCCGCACCTTCCGCGCCAGCAAGCGCTCACACTCCGTTAATCGCGGGGACCGCTACGAGTACAATGCGGCCGCGCCGCCCACCGCCTCAGCCGCCTTTGTGAAGAACGCCACTTCTCTGCCGTACCTCAACCACCACGAGGGTGGCGGCAGAAGCCAGGCGGCGGGCAGGCCGGCGGCCATCGCCACCTTCGACGCGGAGTTTGACGAGCGCCACTTTGGCGAGCTCGCCGAGCTGCCGCCGTCCCAGCCCAAGAGCGGCGGCATGAAGCACGCAGAGTCCATGATGTCCTTCCACGTGGACTTGGGGCCCTCCATGCTGGGCGACATCCTGAGCGTGATGGAGAAGAAGGACTCTGAGGACGACGACCTCGGCTACGAGGAAGGCAAAAGCAGCGAGGGCCACGGCTCGCCGGCGCACATCCCGCTCATAGACGAGGCCCCGCCCGTCGAGGAGCGGCGGCCGCCCGCTAGGCCGCCCCGCATGATGATCTACCAGCAGAAAGTCATGGTGGCGCCGTACAGCCCCGAGCTTCCCACCAGGAACAACCACCAGCACCTGGACAGCTGCTCCGTGTCCAGCGCCGGTTCTACCACCGAGGAAAAAACGCCGTATCTCCACCACAACGACACGGACAGCGCCAAGTACAGCTCGCCGCGCGACGACTTCTCTTACAtggacgatgacgacgacgagaTCCGAGTTTAA